Proteins co-encoded in one Candidatus Limnocylindrales bacterium genomic window:
- a CDS encoding HNH endonuclease signature motif containing protein yields MVRLDARCRRVLGELAVALRERKAWQALGFARLSDWCRERLGISASELATMARVSARLASVPSMDAAYTRGELNWTQVRAIASIKHLRHPDLWLAEARASTGRALEAKVHALNEGVPIERIPFLNHELVAVLMAERPAATGGSGNAATMARPGAESAAATTNNDATGLEVGAACTDDAATGAEAGTAFTEQDPAEQRQNAIDTDDTAAQAQAKADDDTLYQQWWNESAPVRMIDGERAARVAVPCSERTHRLWLEACEYAARLIGREAATWNLVEAMCMEASSSATINREMLASLEGQQTAEDIDARADETERQLQAWGGECDHRRAGSRDDDGCLSALPPNLRHTLGMHALRTCHPSRLDRRMRKVVAVMQTNDARLADLMARHAPSGFYRHLGHATLEDYAHARLGICPRKTRDLLRMARDSSRRGSGIFEAYRAGKLTRAKVAALAPVSHGVHARAWAERARLVTLRRLRQELLYAKARAHIDHHCTIGPPPPPRMSLEGIWDELRRHATIHDPAAGQSPRTADESRQMRGAHLRVVPAPMPCTVSFVGPARIVEWFHHLQTCFMQPGDRRGDGLRRMLEDILAQWRALPGHRDPIFARDGWRCSVPGCTARAQLHDHHVIFRSLRGPDDPWNRVAVCLWHHQRGLHGYVIRASGHAPDDLVWQIGFKPDGTPILQLRGDYYERAPAAPSAAAARDASASRAPATSAADTSAATREPADTGARRLRHDHDAPPRNAPAASAADSGSARREPAEAGAAAAA; encoded by the coding sequence GTGGTACGGCTCGATGCGCGTTGCCGCCGCGTCCTTGGCGAGCTCGCCGTGGCGCTGCGTGAGCGCAAGGCATGGCAGGCGCTTGGTTTTGCGCGGCTCAGCGACTGGTGTCGCGAACGGCTCGGCATCTCGGCAAGCGAGCTCGCCACGATGGCAAGGGTTTCGGCTCGGCTCGCAAGCGTCCCATCGATGGATGCCGCCTACACACGCGGCGAGCTCAATTGGACGCAGGTGCGAGCCATCGCGTCGATCAAGCACCTGCGCCATCCGGACCTGTGGCTCGCGGAAGCGCGTGCATCAACCGGACGAGCGCTCGAAGCCAAGGTCCACGCCTTGAATGAAGGGGTGCCGATCGAGCGGATCCCGTTCCTCAACCATGAGCTTGTTGCGGTTCTGATGGCGGAGCGGCCTGCGGCGACTGGTGGGTCGGGCAACGCGGCGACGATGGCAAGGCCGGGCGCGGAGAGCGCCGCCGCAACGACGAACAATGATGCGACGGGCCTCGAGGTTGGTGCGGCGTGCACAGACGATGCTGCGACGGGCGCCGAGGCCGGCACGGCGTTTACAGAACAGGATCCGGCGGAGCAGCGGCAGAACGCGATCGACACCGACGACACCGCGGCCCAAGCGCAAGCCAAGGCCGACGACGACACGCTCTACCAGCAATGGTGGAACGAATCGGCGCCGGTACGAATGATCGACGGCGAACGTGCAGCTCGCGTGGCCGTGCCGTGCAGCGAGCGCACCCACCGACTATGGCTGGAAGCCTGTGAATACGCCGCGCGCCTCATCGGTCGCGAAGCCGCGACCTGGAATCTCGTCGAGGCGATGTGCATGGAAGCCAGCTCATCGGCAACCATCAATCGGGAAATGCTGGCTTCGCTGGAAGGGCAACAGACCGCTGAAGACATCGACGCACGTGCGGACGAGACAGAGCGGCAACTGCAGGCGTGGGGCGGCGAGTGCGACCACCGCCGCGCGGGCAGCCGCGACGACGACGGCTGCCTCTCCGCCCTGCCGCCGAACCTGCGACATACGCTCGGCATGCACGCACTTCGGACGTGTCACCCATCGCGGCTCGATCGGCGCATGCGCAAGGTCGTTGCGGTGATGCAGACCAACGATGCACGCCTGGCCGACCTGATGGCTCGGCACGCGCCGTCCGGATTCTACCGTCATCTGGGCCACGCCACGCTCGAGGACTATGCGCATGCTCGACTCGGCATCTGCCCGCGCAAGACTCGCGACCTTCTTCGAATGGCACGCGACAGCTCCCGACGCGGCTCCGGAATCTTCGAAGCCTATCGGGCCGGAAAGCTGACGCGCGCCAAGGTCGCCGCTCTCGCGCCCGTGTCGCACGGCGTTCATGCCAGGGCGTGGGCCGAGCGCGCGCGCCTCGTCACGCTTCGACGGCTCCGACAGGAGCTTCTGTACGCCAAGGCGCGGGCGCACATCGACCACCATTGCACCATCGGGCCACCGCCGCCGCCGCGCATGTCGCTCGAGGGCATCTGGGACGAGCTGCGCCGACACGCGACAATCCATGATCCCGCCGCCGGCCAGTCGCCCCGCACGGCCGATGAGAGCCGGCAAATGCGTGGCGCCCACCTCCGCGTCGTACCGGCGCCGATGCCGTGCACGGTCTCTTTCGTAGGTCCCGCCCGGATCGTCGAGTGGTTCCATCACCTTCAGACGTGCTTCATGCAGCCGGGCGACCGGCGCGGCGATGGGCTGCGACGCATGCTCGAAGACATCCTCGCGCAATGGCGCGCGCTTCCGGGCCATCGCGATCCGATCTTCGCGCGCGACGGCTGGCGCTGCAGCGTCCCCGGCTGCACCGCGCGTGCTCAGCTTCACGATCATCACGTGATCTTCCGGTCGCTGCGCGGCCCCGACGATCCGTGGAACCGCGTGGCCGTATGCCTGTGGCACCACCAGCGCGGCCTGCACGGCTACGTCATTCGAGCCAGCGGTCACGCGCCCGACGACCTCGTATGGCAGATCGGATTCAAGCCGGACGGCACGCCGATTCTGCAACTTCGCGGCGACTACTATGAGCGCGCGCCGGCGGCGCCATCGGCCGCAGCGGCGCGTGACGCATCTGCAAGTCGTGCTCCGGCCACATCTGCCGCAGACACCTCCGCGGCAACACGCGAGCCGGCCGATACAGGCGCGCGAAGGCTGCGGCATGATCATGACGCACCCCCAAGAAATGCCCCCGCCGCATCCGCCGCGGACAGCGGCTCCGCAAGACGCGAGCCGGCCGAGGCGGGCGCCGCCGCCGCGGCATGA
- a CDS encoding RtcB family protein: MMQLERLDEVRWRLPRQGNMRVDGMIYADDLLMTHIQNDPCVQQVANVATLPGIVGRALAMPDIHWGYGFPIGGVAAFDPDQGGVVSPGGVGYDINCGVRLHATQLERGHVARDRDRIADALAHAVPAGVGVGKPDARVADLDAILADGARSLVGTDIVTPADLDSIEEGGRIPGAAPQWVSDRARERGHGQIGSLGSGNHFLELDVVAEVYDEEAAQRFGLQEGGVTLLVHSGSRGLGHQVCEDMLALMLRASQAAGIVLPDKQLACAPLYSDDARRYLGAMAAAANFAFANRSLIAHRALNALAAATARKKPDLKARLVYDVCHNIAKYEEHVIDGRPMRVCVHRKGATRAFGPGHPGVPANYRDVGQPVIIPGDMGRYSYVLCGQKGAMDETFGSACHGAGRLLARNQAKKLASGREVQKRMAGLGIALRAASMSAVSEEAPEAYKDVADVVGVVEKAGIARRVARLEPLVVVKG, encoded by the coding sequence ATGATGCAGCTCGAACGGCTCGACGAGGTCCGCTGGCGCCTTCCGCGTCAGGGCAACATGCGGGTCGACGGGATGATCTATGCCGACGACCTGCTGATGACGCACATCCAGAACGACCCGTGCGTCCAGCAGGTCGCGAACGTGGCCACGCTGCCCGGCATCGTCGGGCGCGCGCTGGCGATGCCGGACATCCACTGGGGCTACGGCTTTCCCATCGGCGGCGTGGCCGCGTTCGATCCGGACCAGGGCGGCGTCGTCTCACCGGGCGGTGTCGGCTACGACATCAACTGCGGCGTGCGGCTTCATGCGACGCAGCTCGAGCGCGGGCACGTGGCCCGCGATCGCGACCGCATCGCCGATGCGCTCGCGCATGCAGTGCCGGCCGGCGTCGGTGTCGGCAAGCCGGACGCACGCGTGGCCGACCTCGACGCGATTCTCGCTGACGGTGCGCGATCACTCGTCGGCACCGACATCGTCACGCCGGCCGATCTCGACTCCATCGAAGAAGGCGGACGCATTCCCGGCGCCGCGCCGCAATGGGTCAGCGATCGTGCCCGCGAGCGCGGCCACGGGCAGATCGGGTCGCTCGGCAGCGGCAATCACTTTCTCGAGCTCGATGTCGTTGCCGAAGTCTACGACGAGGAGGCGGCGCAGCGCTTCGGGCTCCAGGAAGGCGGCGTGACGCTTCTCGTGCACAGCGGCTCGCGCGGGCTGGGACACCAGGTGTGCGAGGACATGCTGGCGCTGATGCTGCGCGCGTCGCAGGCAGCCGGCATCGTGCTTCCCGACAAGCAGCTGGCGTGTGCACCGCTGTATTCGGACGACGCCAGGCGCTACCTCGGCGCGATGGCGGCGGCGGCGAATTTCGCCTTCGCCAACCGCTCCCTCATTGCGCACCGCGCGCTGAACGCGCTGGCGGCCGCGACCGCGCGCAAGAAGCCGGACCTCAAGGCGCGGCTGGTCTACGACGTGTGCCACAACATCGCCAAGTACGAGGAGCACGTCATTGACGGCCGGCCGATGCGCGTGTGCGTGCATCGAAAAGGCGCCACGCGCGCGTTCGGTCCGGGGCATCCGGGCGTCCCTGCGAATTACCGCGACGTCGGCCAGCCGGTGATCATTCCCGGCGACATGGGCCGCTACAGCTACGTGCTCTGCGGCCAGAAAGGAGCGATGGACGAGACGTTCGGCAGCGCCTGCCACGGCGCGGGGCGGCTGCTCGCTCGCAATCAGGCCAAGAAGCTCGCGAGCGGCAGGGAAGTGCAGAAGAGAATGGCCGGACTCGGAATCGCGCTGCGCGCGGCGAGCATGTCGGCGGTCTCCGAGGAAGCGCCCGAAGCCTACAAGGACGTGGCCGACGTCGTCGGCGTCGTCGAGAAGGCAGGCATCGCCCGGCGCGTCGCGCGGCTGGAGCCCCTCGTGGTCGTCAAAGGCTGA
- the treY gene encoding malto-oligosyltrehalose synthase: MADNWTATYRLQLHRGFDLSCAAAAVPYLARLGISHVYLSPVLQAAPGSTHGYDVADPLRINEELGGEEGWQALQASVRRHGLKVLLDIVPNHMSASSANPWWEDLLSRGPFSACERTFDVAARADGGRWCLRLCTLGKPYAEALAAGELRVEAAEAGLPRIYYYEQSWPLSPGSWASVMPPADGALTAMLDELRRLQHGELPGEGEVERLRALAETAAGDIRELGSNSRWRSDLRERCTAVSADADAMHDLLEQQFYKLCWWKSEGELVNYRRFFNIASLVGVAIERDDVFERTHARIRRMIEAGELDGLRVDHPDGLRDPLGYLQRLRQMFPQGRIYVEKILDAEEELPSSWPVDGTVGYDFLDRVGRLWMDEQKSDALTAAYHDFTGHTVNYPALVRAKKLEIVATSFEADLVRLTSLAMAAAEACCRAHDLSRRQMRQALELLTCMLPVYRTYLRASATEPAADGSADEKNWRLLLDALGAARAQAAGVQPQVFDALEKVLTGDGELSRELLARWQQLTPAVTAKGAEDTTFYLYDRLLSCNEVGSQPSLLGISTDRFHQFCSHIASRWPRSLLGTSTHDTKRSEDVRCRIDVLTEAVEAWAAALRSWSARNQPAWKGRKADKLAEYLLYQTLVGAWPIDAERAWLYMQKACREAKIHTSWHEPDEDYENGVHEFLDALFADADFVAELEALVTQIGEAGRINSLAQTLIKLTAPGTPDFYQGTERWSLSLVDPDNRRPVDFGALQGMLERAESMTAAQAMAEMESGMPKLWLILTVLRLRRQRPELFGADAAYHPHGARGPRLQHLLSYIRAEELMVVVPRFTLALAGQWEDTVVPLPDGQWDDVLGGGSFRGEAAPEHLFGAFPVALLLRR, encoded by the coding sequence GTGGCCGATAACTGGACGGCTACATACCGGCTGCAGCTCCATCGCGGCTTCGATCTGTCCTGCGCTGCGGCGGCCGTTCCTTATCTGGCGCGGCTCGGCATCAGCCACGTCTATCTGTCGCCGGTGCTGCAGGCGGCGCCGGGAAGCACGCACGGCTACGACGTTGCCGATCCTCTGCGCATCAACGAGGAGCTCGGCGGCGAGGAAGGATGGCAGGCGCTGCAGGCGTCGGTGCGCCGTCACGGCCTGAAGGTGCTGCTCGACATCGTGCCCAACCACATGAGCGCGAGCAGCGCCAATCCGTGGTGGGAAGACCTCCTGAGCCGGGGGCCGTTCAGCGCCTGCGAGCGCACCTTCGACGTCGCGGCGCGCGCCGACGGCGGCCGCTGGTGCCTGCGCCTGTGCACGCTCGGAAAGCCGTACGCCGAGGCGCTGGCTGCGGGAGAGTTGCGCGTGGAGGCCGCCGAGGCGGGCCTGCCGCGCATCTACTACTACGAACAGAGCTGGCCGCTTTCGCCCGGTTCATGGGCAAGCGTGATGCCACCGGCGGACGGCGCGCTGACCGCGATGCTGGACGAGCTTCGCCGGCTGCAGCACGGCGAGCTGCCGGGTGAAGGAGAGGTCGAGCGCCTCCGCGCGCTGGCCGAGACGGCTGCGGGCGACATTCGCGAGCTCGGCAGCAACTCCCGCTGGCGCAGCGACCTGCGCGAGCGCTGCACCGCGGTGTCGGCCGATGCCGACGCGATGCACGACCTGCTCGAACAGCAGTTCTACAAGCTGTGCTGGTGGAAGAGCGAGGGCGAGCTGGTCAACTACCGCCGTTTCTTCAACATCGCCTCCCTGGTCGGCGTGGCCATCGAGCGCGACGACGTCTTCGAGCGCACGCACGCCCGCATCCGCAGGATGATCGAGGCCGGCGAGCTGGACGGGCTGCGCGTGGATCATCCCGACGGGCTGCGCGATCCGCTCGGGTATCTGCAGCGGCTGCGGCAGATGTTTCCGCAGGGCCGCATCTACGTGGAGAAGATCCTGGATGCGGAGGAAGAGCTCCCTTCCTCCTGGCCCGTCGACGGCACCGTCGGCTACGACTTCCTCGACCGCGTCGGCCGGCTGTGGATGGACGAGCAGAAGAGCGATGCGCTGACGGCCGCCTATCACGACTTCACCGGACACACCGTCAACTATCCGGCGCTGGTCCGGGCCAAGAAGCTCGAGATCGTCGCCACCAGCTTCGAAGCCGACCTGGTGCGGCTGACGTCGCTGGCGATGGCGGCCGCCGAGGCGTGCTGTCGGGCGCACGATCTGAGCCGTCGCCAGATGCGGCAGGCACTCGAGCTGCTCACGTGCATGCTGCCGGTGTACCGGACGTATCTGAGAGCGTCGGCGACGGAACCCGCTGCCGACGGCTCGGCCGACGAAAAGAACTGGCGCCTGCTCCTGGATGCGCTCGGCGCCGCGCGAGCGCAGGCCGCCGGCGTGCAGCCGCAGGTATTCGACGCGCTCGAGAAGGTGCTGACGGGCGACGGCGAACTGTCTCGCGAGCTGCTCGCGCGGTGGCAGCAGCTGACGCCGGCCGTAACGGCCAAAGGCGCCGAGGACACCACGTTCTACCTCTACGACCGCCTGCTCTCGTGCAACGAGGTCGGCTCGCAGCCGTCGCTGCTCGGCATCTCGACCGATCGCTTTCATCAGTTCTGCTCGCACATCGCCTCGCGCTGGCCGCGCAGCCTGCTGGGCACGTCGACGCACGACACCAAGCGCAGCGAAGACGTGCGCTGCCGCATTGACGTGCTGACCGAGGCCGTGGAGGCGTGGGCAGCCGCCCTGCGCTCGTGGAGCGCGCGCAACCAGCCAGCGTGGAAAGGACGCAAGGCCGACAAGCTTGCCGAGTACCTGCTCTACCAGACCCTGGTCGGCGCCTGGCCCATCGACGCGGAGCGCGCCTGGCTCTACATGCAGAAGGCGTGCCGCGAGGCGAAGATCCATACTTCGTGGCACGAGCCGGACGAGGACTACGAGAACGGCGTGCACGAGTTCCTGGACGCGCTCTTCGCCGACGCCGACTTCGTCGCCGAGCTCGAAGCACTGGTGACGCAGATCGGCGAAGCGGGCCGCATCAACAGCCTGGCGCAGACGCTCATCAAGCTGACGGCGCCGGGCACGCCCGACTTCTACCAGGGCACCGAGCGCTGGAGCCTCAGCCTGGTCGACCCCGACAATCGGCGGCCCGTCGACTTCGGCGCGCTGCAAGGCATGCTCGAGCGTGCCGAGAGCATGACGGCCGCGCAGGCCATGGCCGAGATGGAGAGCGGCATGCCCAAGCTCTGGCTCATCCTTACGGTGTTGCGCCTGCGCCGCCAGCGGCCCGAGCTGTTCGGCGCCGATGCCGCCTATCATCCGCACGGCGCGCGCGGGCCGCGGCTGCAGCACCTGCTTTCGTACATCCGCGCCGAGGAGCTGATGGTCGTGGTGCCGCGCTTCACGCTCGCGCTCGCCGGACAGTGGGAAGACACCGTGGTGCCGCTGCCCGACGGGCAATGGGACGACGTTCTCGGGGGCGGCTCGTTTCGCGGCGAGGCGGCGCCCGAGCATCTGTTCGGTGCCTTCCCGGTGGCGCTTCTCCTGCGACGATGA
- a CDS encoding archease → MRERTTLTKAALLRRDGASPSKPLYPHFMAAPQRNSTLQRTSTPPCTAAPHRTLWITASDPSSEAWLRYGIDRIGSGVVDAEAWRADDVLIARVEATAEAPTRPPHLACSLEPPSAWTQELPRVALRSRFVTEETDHTADEGFLVNASTRGDLLCAAAEALAALMVEPESIELREERPCSVALEPPPTAAGAPHATTSDTLAPLERNGRGRQPSPFAADRLDPQAAPDRLAPTAGDAPVHQSAPTANDRLHLEHASPDDDERLFRWLSEILFLMDARRFAIRRVVLTRDDDSGVDGFACGEPLDMERHAVRGAIKAITYHGMEIGREPDGTWRAHVVVDV, encoded by the coding sequence GTGCGCGAGCGGACCACCCTCACCAAGGCAGCGTTGCTTCGGCGCGACGGTGCAAGCCCGAGCAAACCGCTCTACCCTCACTTCATGGCCGCACCGCAGCGCAACTCCACACTGCAACGCACCTCCACACCGCCATGCACCGCGGCGCCGCATCGCACCTTGTGGATCACCGCGAGCGATCCGAGCAGCGAGGCCTGGCTGCGGTACGGGATCGACCGGATCGGCAGCGGAGTCGTCGACGCCGAGGCGTGGCGGGCGGACGACGTACTCATTGCGCGTGTCGAGGCGACCGCGGAGGCACCGACGCGGCCGCCGCATCTCGCATGCTCGCTCGAGCCGCCATCGGCGTGGACGCAGGAGCTACCGCGCGTCGCACTGCGCTCGCGCTTCGTCACCGAGGAAACGGACCACACTGCCGACGAAGGCTTCCTCGTCAACGCCAGCACGCGCGGCGACCTGCTCTGTGCTGCCGCCGAGGCTCTTGCGGCGCTGATGGTCGAGCCGGAGAGCATTGAGCTGCGAGAGGAGCGTCCGTGCAGCGTCGCACTGGAACCGCCGCCGACCGCGGCAGGCGCGCCGCACGCCACCACCAGCGACACACTCGCACCTCTCGAAAGGAACGGCCGCGGCCGGCAGCCCTCGCCTTTCGCCGCCGACCGCCTCGATCCGCAGGCCGCACCGGACCGGCTCGCGCCCACCGCCGGCGACGCCCCCGTTCATCAATCCGCGCCCACCGCCAACGACAGGCTGCATCTCGAGCATGCTTCACCCGACGATGACGAGCGGCTCTTTCGCTGGCTTTCGGAGATCCTCTTCCTCATGGACGCGCGCCGCTTCGCGATCCGGCGCGTGGTGCTGACCCGCGACGACGATAGCGGCGTCGACGGCTTCGCCTGCGGCGAGCCGCTCGACATGGAGCGGCATGCGGTTCGCGGAGCGATCAAGGCAATCACGTACCACGGCATGGAGATTGGCCGCGAGCCCGACGGCACGTGGCGGGCGCACGTCGTGGTCGACGTTTGA
- the speA gene encoding biosynthetic arginine decarboxylase, whose protein sequence is MSNGEQGNGWSIIKSSDLYQVRGWGEPYFSISEQGTLLVTPDPEKPNRKIDLYELVGDLEARGLDLPLLIRFSDILKDRIRRLNECFHKAIADYGYPGTYRGVFPVKVNQQKHLIDEVVEFGQPWQYGLEAGSKPELLIALSAISDPNGLIICNGYKDRKYIETALLAQRFGKTVIVVLERPEELDFALEAFEKTGIRPCLGVRAKLSSRGVGRWKNSAGDRAKFGLTVSEIVEVCDRLGAAQMLDCLQLLHFHIGSQISSIIPIKNAMQEAANLYVELAKLGAEMHYIDVGGGLAVDYDGSKTDYHASKNYNVQEYAHDVVAAIQEACTKASLPCPTIISESGRAVSAHQSVLVFEVVGTHEVRTDEAADPGPGAHSVLRHLYETYLGIQPKNLQEAYHDAQQGKEEAESLFKLGFLSLRERGQAERLFWGCCAKIAATARRLKRVPEEVAELPEQLAAIYYGNFSVFQSVPDSWAIDQLFPILPIHRLNEEPTVRCVVADLTCDSDGKIDRFIDVEDPKQVLEVHKVRPDQPYMMAIFMAGAYQEILGDLHNLFGDTNAVHVRLSEDGEDDYEVSHVVKGDSIHEVLDYVEYEPSVMVERMRLQAERAKREGRITVDQVKLLLKHYEESLGSYTYLTDD, encoded by the coding sequence GTGAGCAACGGCGAACAAGGCAACGGCTGGTCCATCATCAAGAGCTCCGATCTGTATCAGGTCCGGGGCTGGGGCGAGCCGTACTTCTCGATCAGCGAGCAGGGCACGCTGCTGGTCACGCCCGATCCGGAGAAGCCGAACCGCAAGATCGACCTCTACGAGCTGGTCGGCGATCTGGAAGCGCGCGGGCTGGATCTGCCGCTGCTGATCCGCTTCAGCGACATCCTCAAGGACCGCATCCGGCGCCTCAACGAGTGCTTCCACAAGGCGATCGCCGACTACGGCTATCCGGGCACCTACCGCGGCGTCTTCCCGGTCAAGGTCAATCAGCAGAAACACCTGATCGATGAAGTGGTCGAGTTCGGGCAGCCCTGGCAGTACGGGCTGGAGGCCGGATCGAAGCCGGAGCTGCTGATCGCGCTGTCGGCAATCAGCGATCCCAACGGCCTGATCATCTGCAACGGCTACAAGGATCGGAAGTACATCGAGACCGCGCTTCTGGCGCAGCGATTCGGCAAGACGGTGATCGTCGTGCTGGAGCGGCCCGAGGAGCTCGATTTCGCGCTGGAGGCGTTCGAGAAGACCGGCATCCGGCCCTGCCTGGGCGTGCGCGCCAAGCTGTCGTCGCGCGGGGTGGGGCGCTGGAAGAACTCGGCCGGCGATCGCGCCAAGTTCGGCCTGACGGTCAGCGAGATCGTGGAGGTGTGCGACCGCCTCGGCGCCGCGCAGATGCTGGACTGCCTGCAACTGCTGCACTTCCACATCGGCAGCCAGATCTCGAGCATCATCCCGATCAAGAACGCGATGCAGGAGGCGGCCAACCTCTACGTGGAGCTGGCCAAGCTCGGTGCCGAGATGCACTACATCGACGTCGGCGGCGGCCTGGCGGTCGACTACGACGGCTCCAAGACCGACTACCACGCCTCCAAGAACTACAACGTGCAGGAGTATGCGCACGACGTCGTGGCGGCCATCCAGGAGGCGTGCACGAAGGCATCCCTGCCGTGCCCGACCATCATCAGCGAGAGCGGGCGCGCGGTGAGCGCGCATCAATCGGTGCTGGTGTTCGAGGTGGTGGGGACGCACGAGGTGCGGACCGATGAGGCGGCCGATCCGGGCCCCGGTGCGCATTCGGTGCTGCGCCACCTCTACGAGACGTATCTCGGAATCCAGCCGAAGAACCTGCAGGAGGCGTATCACGACGCGCAGCAGGGCAAGGAAGAGGCCGAGAGTCTGTTCAAGCTGGGCTTCCTGAGCCTGCGCGAGCGCGGCCAGGCCGAGCGGCTGTTCTGGGGATGCTGCGCCAAGATCGCGGCCACGGCGCGGCGCCTCAAGCGGGTTCCCGAAGAAGTGGCCGAGCTGCCCGAGCAGCTGGCGGCGATCTACTACGGCAACTTCTCCGTGTTCCAATCCGTGCCCGACAGCTGGGCGATCGACCAGCTCTTTCCGATCCTGCCCATCCACCGGCTCAACGAGGAGCCGACGGTGCGATGCGTGGTGGCGGATCTGACCTGCGACAGCGACGGAAAGATCGACCGCTTCATCGACGTCGAAGATCCCAAGCAGGTGCTCGAGGTGCACAAGGTGCGGCCGGATCAGCCGTACATGATGGCGATCTTCATGGCGGGCGCATACCAGGAGATCCTCGGCGACCTTCACAACCTCTTCGGCGATACCAACGCGGTGCACGTGCGGCTGTCGGAGGACGGAGAGGACGACTACGAGGTCAGCCACGTGGTCAAGGGCGATTCGATTCACGAGGTGCTCGATTACGTGGAGTACGAGCCGAGCGTGATGGTCGAGCGGATGCGGCTGCAGGCCGAGCGCGCCAAACGCGAAGGGCGCATTACCGTCGATCAGGTCAAGCTGCTGCTCAAGCATTACGAAGAGAGCCTCGGCAGCTATACCTATCTCACCGACGATTGA
- the treZ gene encoding malto-oligosyltrehalose trehalohydrolase, which translates to MSEVTLRVWAPDARAVEAIVDDQVRPLRQERDGAWTCALEAGQRYRLRVDGNGPFPDPASRWQPEGVHGPSQAIALEGVEWNDAAFAPVPLSKAVIYELHVGTFSPSGTYAGVIEKLPYLRDLGVTHVELMPLATFPGSRGWGYDGVYPYAPHPAYGTPHELRRLVQAAHDHGLAVLLDVVYNHLGPDGNYLASYGPYFTDRYRTPWGPAINFDDAGSDSVRAFFIENALMWLRDYRFDGLRLDAVHAIYDMRATHFLEELSRAVAGLEKDSGRALLLIAESDANDPRLVWPVSRGGFGLHAHWMDDFHHALHSLLTGERDGYYSDFGSFGQLARAWQRGYVFAGDYSGFRRRSHGREPNDVRCDQLVVFSQNHDQIGNRGFGERLSQLLEPPALKVAAALTLLSPFVPLLFQGEEWAASTPFLYFTDHQDAELARAVREGRRREFASFQWRGEVPDPQAPETFEASRLRWEEIQDGAHDDMLRWYRELLRLRRDHPIDAADVQVDGDERQRVLVLRRGSLLVAANVGTEPALIAPPQGPWRIVLRSQANAEWQRLPGPGVIVAVRG; encoded by the coding sequence ATGAGCGAGGTCACGCTACGAGTGTGGGCGCCCGATGCGCGCGCCGTGGAAGCGATCGTCGACGATCAGGTGCGACCGCTGCGCCAAGAGCGCGACGGAGCCTGGACCTGCGCCCTGGAGGCGGGACAGCGCTACAGGTTGCGCGTCGATGGCAACGGGCCCTTCCCCGACCCGGCCTCGCGCTGGCAGCCCGAGGGAGTTCACGGGCCCTCGCAGGCGATCGCCCTCGAAGGCGTCGAATGGAACGACGCTGCGTTCGCGCCGGTGCCGCTGTCGAAGGCGGTGATCTACGAGCTGCACGTCGGCACGTTCAGCCCCTCGGGCACCTATGCCGGAGTGATCGAGAAGCTGCCCTACCTGCGCGACCTCGGCGTCACGCACGTCGAGCTGATGCCGCTGGCGACATTCCCGGGCAGCCGCGGCTGGGGCTATGACGGCGTCTATCCGTACGCGCCGCATCCGGCGTACGGCACTCCGCACGAGCTTCGCCGGCTCGTGCAGGCGGCGCACGATCATGGCCTGGCGGTGCTGCTCGACGTCGTCTACAACCACCTCGGGCCGGACGGCAACTACCTCGCCAGCTACGGCCCCTACTTCACCGACCGCTACAGAACGCCGTGGGGGCCGGCGATCAACTTCGACGACGCGGGCAGCGATTCCGTGCGCGCGTTCTTCATCGAGAACGCGCTGATGTGGCTGCGCGACTACCGCTTCGACGGCCTGCGCCTGGACGCGGTGCATGCGATCTACGACATGCGCGCAACGCACTTTCTCGAGGAGCTGTCTCGTGCCGTTGCGGGCCTGGAAAAGGACAGCGGCCGCGCGCTGCTGCTGATCGCCGAGTCGGACGCGAATGACCCGCGCCTGGTATGGCCGGTGTCGCGCGGCGGATTCGGCCTGCATGCGCACTGGATGGACGATTTCCACCATGCGCTGCACTCGCTGCTCACCGGCGAGCGCGACGGCTACTACTCGGACTTCGGCAGCTTCGGTCAGCTGGCCCGTGCCTGGCAGCGCGGATACGTCTTCGCGGGCGATTACTCGGGCTTTCGCCGTCGCAGCCACGGGCGCGAGCCCAACGATGTGCGATGCGACCAGCTGGTGGTGTTCAGCCAGAATCACGACCAGATCGGCAACCGCGGCTTCGGCGAGCGGCTCAGCCAGCTCCTGGAGCCGCCGGCGCTGAAGGTCGCGGCGGCCCTGACGCTGCTCAGCCCGTTCGTGCCTCTGCTGTTCCAGGGCGAGGAGTGGGCGGCGTCGACGCCGTTCCTCTATTTCACCGACCACCAGGATGCGGAGCTTGCGCGCGCGGTTCGCGAAGGACGCCGGCGCGAGTTCGCTTCGTTCCAGTGGCGCGGCGAGGTGCCGGATCCGCAGGCGCCCGAGACTTTCGAGGCCTCGCGCCTTCGCTGGGAAGAGATCCAGGACGGCGCGCACGACGACATGCTGCGCTGGTATCGCGAGCTGCTGCGGCTGCGGCGCGACCATCCGATCGACGCCGCCGATGTGCAGGTCGACGGGGACGAGCGCCAGCGCGTGCTGGTGTTGCGGCGCGGGTCGCTGCTCGTCGCTGCGAACGTCGGCACCGAGCCCGCGCTCATCGCGCCGCCGCAAGGGCCGTGGCGGATCGTGCTGCGGTCGCAGGCAAATGCGGAGTGGCAGCGGCTGCCGGGGCCGGGCGTGATCGTTGCGGTGCGGGGCTGA